The following coding sequences lie in one Streptomyces venezuelae genomic window:
- a CDS encoding metallophosphoesterase: MVSDVHGNTEALARAGDGADALVCLGDLVLFLDYADHSRGIFPDLFGAENATRLVELRTARRFDEAREFGRKLWGTVDSDRAAVIERAVRKQYADMFAVLPTPTYATYGNVDIPTLWPEYAGPGTTVLDGERVEIGGRVFGFVGGGLRTPMRTPYEISDEEYAAKIEAVGEVDVLCTHIPPDVPELLYDTVARRFERGSRALLDAVHRTRPKYALFGHVHQPLVRRMRVGATECVNVGHFAGTSRPWALEW, encoded by the coding sequence GTGGTCAGTGACGTGCACGGCAACACCGAAGCACTCGCGCGTGCGGGGGACGGCGCGGACGCGCTGGTCTGCCTCGGCGACCTCGTGCTCTTCCTCGACTACGCCGACCACTCGCGCGGCATCTTCCCCGACCTGTTCGGCGCCGAGAACGCGACGAGGCTGGTGGAGCTGCGTACCGCACGCCGTTTCGACGAGGCCAGGGAATTCGGCCGAAAACTGTGGGGGACGGTCGACAGCGACCGGGCCGCGGTGATCGAGCGCGCCGTCCGCAAGCAGTACGCCGACATGTTCGCCGTCCTCCCCACTCCGACCTACGCCACCTACGGCAACGTCGACATCCCCACCCTGTGGCCCGAGTACGCGGGACCGGGCACCACCGTCCTCGACGGCGAGCGCGTCGAGATCGGCGGCCGCGTCTTCGGCTTCGTCGGCGGCGGACTGCGCACCCCGATGCGTACGCCCTACGAGATCTCCGACGAGGAGTACGCCGCCAAGATCGAGGCCGTCGGCGAGGTCGACGTCCTGTGCACCCACATCCCGCCGGACGTACCCGAGCTCCTCTACGACACCGTGGCGCGCCGTTTCGAGCGGGGCAGCCGGGCGCTGCTCGACGCGGTCCACCGGACCCGCCCCAAGTACGCGCTCTTCGGCCACGTCCACCAGCCGCTGGTCCGGCGCATGCGGGTCGGCGCCACGGAGTGCGTGAACGTCGGGCACTTCGCCGGGACGTCCAGGCCCTGGGCCCTGGAGTGGTGA
- a CDS encoding C40 family peptidase, with protein MASHRRPKQPSRTRVTVLTATAAAAVALTSQGAAQAAPKPSKDEVKSKVDKLYEDAERATDKYNGAKEKQEKLEKQIGDLQDKVARGQEELNDLRDGLGSMASAQYRSGGIDPSLQLFLSSDPDDYLDKASTLDQLSSQQVDGLKKIQKKQRDLAQQRKEAAGKLDDLADTRTELGKKKKEVQAKLGEAQKLLNTLTAKEKAALDAKEQKRASRAADERVDLGDEKPASGRGAAAMAAAATQIGKPYVSGGTGPNSYDCSGLTQWGFAQAGVHISRTTYTQQNDGTRIGRSELKPGDLVFFNNLAHVGFYAGNGQVLHAPHPGASVRYESMAYLGTFQFGVRV; from the coding sequence AAGCAGCCGAGCCGCACCCGCGTGACCGTGCTCACCGCAACCGCCGCCGCTGCCGTGGCCCTCACCTCGCAGGGTGCCGCCCAGGCCGCGCCGAAGCCGAGCAAGGACGAGGTCAAGTCCAAGGTCGACAAGCTCTACGAAGACGCGGAGCGGGCCACCGACAAGTACAACGGGGCCAAGGAGAAGCAGGAGAAGCTCGAGAAGCAGATCGGCGATCTCCAGGACAAGGTCGCCCGCGGCCAGGAGGAGCTCAACGACCTGCGCGACGGCCTCGGTTCGATGGCCAGCGCCCAGTACCGCTCCGGCGGCATCGACCCCTCCCTGCAGCTCTTCCTCTCCTCCGACCCGGACGACTACCTCGACAAGGCGTCCACTCTCGACCAGCTGAGCAGCCAGCAGGTCGACGGGCTCAAGAAGATCCAGAAGAAGCAGCGGGACCTCGCGCAGCAGCGCAAGGAGGCCGCGGGCAAGCTGGACGACCTCGCCGACACCCGCACGGAGCTCGGCAAGAAGAAGAAGGAAGTCCAGGCCAAGCTCGGCGAGGCGCAGAAGCTCCTCAACACGCTGACCGCCAAGGAGAAGGCGGCGCTGGACGCCAAGGAGCAGAAGCGCGCGAGCCGCGCCGCCGACGAGCGCGTGGACCTCGGCGACGAGAAGCCCGCCTCCGGCCGCGGCGCCGCCGCGATGGCCGCCGCCGCCACCCAGATAGGCAAGCCCTACGTCTCCGGCGGCACGGGCCCCAACTCCTACGACTGCTCCGGCCTCACCCAGTGGGGGTTCGCGCAGGCCGGCGTCCACATCTCCCGGACCACATACACCCAGCAGAACGACGGCACGCGGATCGGCCGCAGCGAACTGAAGCCCGGCGACCTGGTGTTCTTCAACAACCTCGCGCACGTCGGCTTCTACGCGGGCAACGGCCAGGTGCTGCACGCCCCGCACCCCGGCGCCTCGGTGCGCTACGAGTCGATGGCGTACCTCGGCACCTTCCAGTTCGGCGTCCGCGTCTGA
- a CDS encoding AMP-dependent synthetase/ligase, with protein MREFSLPALYEVPADGNLTDIVRRNAAQHPDVAVIGRKVDGRWQDVTAKAFLADVRATAKGLIAAGVRPGDRVGLMSRTRYEWTLFDFAIWSAGAVTVPVYETSSAEQIQWILGDSGAVACVVELDAHNAAVESVREALPALKHVWQIDAGGVDELHAAGAEVPDATVDERSGAAKADDPATIVYTSGTTGRPKGCVLTHRSFFAECGNVVERLKPLFRTGECSVLLFLPVAHVFGRLVEVAALMAPIKLGHAPDVKNLTDELASFRPTMVLGVPRVFEKVYNSARAKAQADGKGKIFDKAADTAIAYSRALDTPSGPSLGLRLKHTLFDKLVFSKLRAVLGGRGEYAISGGAPLGERLGHFFRGIGFTVLEGYGLTESCAATAFNPWDRQKIGTVGQPLPGSVVRIADDGEVLLHGEHLFSHYWNNEGATEEALADGWFHTGDIGTLDEDGYLRITGRKKEIIVTAGGKNVAPAVIEDRIRAHALVAECMVVGDGRPFVGALVTVDDEFLGRWAAEHGKPAGSSASSLRDDADLLAAIQSAVDDGNAAVSKAESVRKFRIIGSQFTEESGHLTPSLKLKRNVVAKDYADEIEAIYRG; from the coding sequence TTGCGCGAGTTCAGCCTTCCGGCCCTGTACGAGGTCCCTGCGGACGGCAATCTGACCGACATCGTCCGTAGAAATGCCGCGCAGCACCCGGACGTCGCCGTCATCGGCCGCAAGGTCGACGGACGCTGGCAGGACGTCACGGCCAAGGCCTTCCTCGCCGACGTGCGCGCCACCGCCAAAGGGCTGATCGCCGCCGGAGTGCGGCCCGGCGACCGTGTCGGCCTGATGTCCCGCACCCGCTATGAGTGGACGCTTTTCGACTTCGCCATCTGGAGCGCGGGCGCGGTCACCGTTCCCGTGTACGAGACGAGCTCCGCCGAGCAGATCCAGTGGATCCTCGGTGACTCCGGCGCCGTGGCCTGCGTCGTCGAGCTCGACGCGCACAACGCCGCCGTCGAGTCGGTGCGTGAGGCGCTGCCCGCCCTGAAGCACGTCTGGCAGATCGACGCGGGCGGCGTCGACGAGCTGCACGCCGCCGGTGCCGAGGTCCCGGACGCGACCGTCGACGAGCGCAGCGGCGCCGCCAAGGCCGACGACCCCGCCACGATCGTCTACACCTCGGGCACGACGGGTCGTCCCAAGGGCTGTGTCCTCACCCACCGCAGCTTCTTCGCCGAGTGCGGCAACGTGGTGGAGCGCCTGAAGCCCCTGTTCCGTACGGGTGAGTGTTCGGTCCTCCTGTTCCTCCCCGTCGCCCACGTGTTCGGACGCCTGGTCGAGGTCGCCGCGCTGATGGCGCCGATCAAGCTGGGGCACGCGCCCGACGTCAAGAACCTCACGGACGAGCTCGCCTCGTTCCGGCCGACGATGGTCCTGGGCGTGCCGCGCGTCTTCGAGAAGGTCTACAACTCGGCGCGCGCGAAGGCGCAGGCCGACGGCAAGGGCAAGATCTTCGACAAGGCGGCGGACACGGCCATCGCGTACAGCCGCGCGCTGGACACGCCGTCGGGTCCGTCGCTGGGCCTGCGCCTCAAGCACACGCTCTTCGACAAGCTGGTCTTCAGCAAGCTGCGCGCGGTCCTCGGCGGGCGCGGCGAGTACGCGATCTCGGGCGGGGCGCCGCTCGGCGAGCGCCTGGGCCACTTCTTCCGCGGCATCGGCTTCACGGTCCTGGAGGGCTACGGCCTCACGGAGTCCTGCGCGGCCACGGCCTTCAACCCGTGGGACCGGCAGAAGATCGGCACGGTCGGCCAGCCGCTGCCGGGTTCCGTCGTGCGGATAGCGGACGACGGCGAGGTCCTGCTCCACGGCGAGCACCTGTTCTCGCACTACTGGAACAACGAGGGTGCCACGGAAGAGGCCCTCGCCGACGGCTGGTTCCACACGGGTGACATCGGCACGCTCGACGAGGACGGGTATCTGCGGATCACCGGCCGCAAGAAGGAAATCATCGTCACGGCGGGCGGCAAGAACGTCGCTCCGGCCGTGATCGAGGACCGTATCCGCGCGCACGCGCTGGTCGCCGAGTGCATGGTCGTCGGCGACGGGCGTCCGTTCGTGGGCGCACTGGTCACCGTCGACGACGAGTTCCTCGGCCGGTGGGCGGCGGAGCACGGCAAGCCGGCGGGGTCGTCGGCGTCCTCCCTCCGCGACGACGCGGATCTCCTCGCGGCGATCCAGAGCGCGGTGGACGACGGCAACGCGGCGGTCTCCAAGGCGGAGTCCGTCCGCAAGTTCCGCATCATCGGCTCGCAGTTCACGGAGGAGTCGGGGCACCTGACTCCGTCGCTGAAGCTGAAGCGGAATGTGGTGGCGAAGGACTACGCGGACGAGATCGAGGCGATTTACCGCGGGTAG
- a CDS encoding glycosyltransferase family 4 protein, whose amino-acid sequence MHKTLIVTNDFPPRPGGIQAFLHNMALRLDPEQLVVYASTWKRGREGAEATAAFDAEQPFQVVRDATTMLLPTPRVTRRAVSLLREHGCTSVWFGAAAPLGLMAPALRKAGATRLVATTHGHEAGWAQLPASRQLLRRIGDATDTITYLGEYTRSRIAAALSPAAAGRMVQLPPGVDEKTFHPGSGGDEVRARLGLTDRPVVVCVSRLVPRKGQDTLILAMPRILSAEPDAVLLIVGGGPYEKDLRRLAAETGVADSVRFTGAVPWSELPAHYGAGDVFAMPCRTRRGGLDVEGLGIVYLEASATGLPVVAGDSGGAPDAVRDGETGWVVRGGAPEEAADRITALLGDAELRSRMGERGRAWVEEKWRWDLLAENLKSLL is encoded by the coding sequence ATGCACAAGACCCTGATCGTCACGAACGACTTCCCGCCCAGGCCCGGTGGCATCCAGGCGTTCCTGCACAACATGGCGCTGCGCCTGGACCCCGAGCAGCTCGTCGTCTACGCCTCCACGTGGAAGCGGGGCCGCGAAGGCGCGGAGGCGACGGCCGCCTTCGACGCCGAGCAGCCCTTCCAGGTCGTACGCGACGCCACGACGATGCTGCTGCCGACGCCTCGCGTCACCCGTCGCGCGGTGTCGCTCCTGCGCGAACACGGCTGCACGTCGGTGTGGTTCGGGGCGGCGGCGCCGCTCGGGCTCATGGCGCCCGCGCTGCGCAAGGCGGGGGCGACGCGGCTGGTCGCGACGACGCACGGCCACGAGGCGGGGTGGGCCCAGCTGCCCGCCTCCCGCCAACTCCTCCGCCGGATCGGCGATGCGACGGACACGATCACGTATCTCGGCGAGTACACGCGCTCGCGGATCGCGGCTGCGCTGAGCCCGGCGGCGGCGGGCCGTATGGTCCAACTCCCGCCCGGGGTCGACGAGAAGACGTTCCACCCGGGGTCGGGCGGCGACGAGGTGCGGGCGCGGCTCGGCCTGACGGACCGGCCCGTGGTGGTGTGCGTGTCGCGGCTCGTGCCGCGCAAGGGCCAGGACACGTTGATCCTCGCCATGCCGAGGATTCTCTCCGCGGAGCCGGACGCGGTGCTGCTGATCGTCGGGGGCGGCCCGTACGAGAAGGACCTGCGTCGGCTCGCCGCGGAGACGGGGGTCGCGGACTCCGTCCGCTTCACGGGGGCCGTCCCGTGGTCGGAACTTCCCGCGCACTACGGCGCGGGGGACGTCTTCGCCATGCCCTGCCGGACGCGGCGCGGGGGCCTCGACGTCGAGGGCCTCGGCATCGTCTACCTGGAGGCGTCCGCGACAGGGCTGCCCGTCGTCGCGGGGGACTCCGGCGGGGCGCCGGATGCGGTGCGGGACGGGGAGACGGGGTGGGTCGTACGGGGTGGCGCGCCCGAGGAGGCGGCGGACCGCATCACCGCGCTGCTGGGTGACGCGGAGCTTCGGTCCCGGATGGGGGAGCGGGGGCGGGCGTGGGTGGAGGAGAAGTGGCGCTGGGACCTCCTGGCGGAGAACCTCAAGTCACTCCTGTAG
- a CDS encoding NlpC/P60 family protein, with protein MGFHRRPAQPGLDRSTRVTVLSAAAATAAAALAAAPAGAAPQDKPSDTRAKVDRLYEQAEQATESYNKADEHADKLRAQVARAKDSVARGQERINRMRGALGALAGAQYREGGIDPSLALMLSSDPDRYLERASVLDRVSARQAGELADLQRAQRTLAQQRAEAGRKLAELEKSRTTVARHKRSVEHKLAKARKLLNSLPDDERDAYDRSSRSGGRDGLPELGGAPSSSRAAAAIAAARSAIGKPYVWGANGPSGFDCSGLMQWSYAQAGVGLPRTSQAQRYAGRQVSLSEAQPGDLVAYRDDASHIGMYMGNGQVVHAPYPGAPVRYDPVGMMPVSSVTRI; from the coding sequence GTGGGGTTCCATCGCCGTCCCGCACAGCCCGGTCTCGACCGGAGCACGCGCGTGACCGTCCTTTCAGCGGCAGCGGCCACCGCGGCGGCGGCCCTCGCTGCCGCGCCCGCAGGTGCCGCGCCGCAGGACAAGCCGTCCGACACGCGCGCCAAGGTGGACCGGCTCTACGAACAGGCGGAGCAGGCCACCGAGTCGTACAACAAGGCCGACGAGCACGCCGACAAGCTGCGCGCGCAGGTCGCACGGGCCAAGGACAGCGTCGCGCGCGGCCAGGAGCGCATCAACCGGATGCGCGGCGCCCTCGGCGCCCTCGCCGGGGCGCAGTACCGCGAGGGCGGCATCGACCCCTCGCTGGCCCTGATGCTCTCCTCCGACCCGGACCGCTACCTGGAGCGGGCCTCGGTCCTCGACCGCGTCAGCGCCCGCCAGGCGGGCGAACTGGCCGACCTCCAGCGGGCGCAGCGCACCCTCGCGCAGCAGCGCGCCGAGGCGGGCCGCAAACTCGCCGAGCTGGAGAAGAGCCGCACCACCGTCGCCCGCCACAAGCGCTCCGTCGAGCACAAGCTCGCCAAGGCCAGGAAGCTCCTGAACTCGCTGCCCGACGACGAGCGCGACGCGTACGACAGGTCCTCGCGGTCCGGCGGGCGCGACGGCCTGCCCGAGCTCGGCGGCGCCCCGTCCTCCTCGCGCGCCGCCGCGGCGATCGCCGCCGCCCGGTCCGCGATCGGCAAGCCCTACGTGTGGGGCGCCAACGGACCCTCCGGATTCGACTGTTCCGGCCTCATGCAGTGGTCGTACGCCCAGGCAGGGGTCGGCCTGCCCCGTACCTCGCAGGCCCAGCGGTACGCGGGACGCCAGGTGTCCCTGTCCGAGGCACAACCCGGTGACCTGGTCGCCTACCGCGACGACGCCAGCCACATCGGGATGTACATGGGCAACGGCCAGGTCGTGCACGCCCCCTACCCCGGAGCGCCGGTCCGCTACGACCCCGTCGGCATGATGCCGGTCTCGTCCGTGACGCGGATCTGA
- a CDS encoding glycosyltransferase family 87 protein: MARILTVWGLTRALLMLFVLHVFTAPGPDVTSDVSVIYQGWYEILRTGTFPLDDVTWQYPPAAALAVLSPALLPFLDYAPAFFVCCLLCDAAVCALLLYAGCRPGKSLRGAWVWVIGVVLLGPTSYARYDVLVAAVAVAGLLAGARHPRTMGALAGFGALLKGWPVLLLVGAPRGRATRRSWSAAAGTALVLALAFLVTMPGALAFLTFQRDRGTEVESLGALVFHVARHFGWRGEVRLNYGSVEFLGPYVPLVSTVAQGLSVAALCWLLAWRLRARVRAASTPADAAFVAVLLFTTTSRVISPQYMLWLVGTAAVCLAFRASPMVVPARLVLVATFVTFLEFPVWFSHVVAGDPLGLALLLVRNGLLVAATVLACRNLWRRTVSVPPRGAASRPMPEQVSQAPRADTYASAP, from the coding sequence ATGGCACGCATCCTGACCGTCTGGGGGCTGACCAGGGCCCTGCTCATGCTCTTCGTCCTCCACGTGTTCACCGCCCCCGGACCCGACGTGACCAGCGACGTCTCCGTCATCTATCAGGGCTGGTACGAGATCCTGCGCACCGGCACCTTCCCGCTCGACGACGTCACCTGGCAGTACCCGCCCGCCGCCGCCCTCGCGGTCCTCTCCCCGGCCCTCCTCCCCTTCCTCGACTACGCACCCGCCTTCTTCGTGTGCTGTCTGCTGTGCGATGCGGCCGTGTGTGCGCTGCTGCTCTACGCGGGGTGTCGGCCCGGGAAGTCGCTGCGGGGGGCTTGGGTGTGGGTGATCGGCGTCGTCCTGCTCGGGCCCACCTCGTACGCGCGCTACGACGTGCTGGTCGCCGCCGTCGCCGTCGCCGGGCTGCTCGCCGGGGCCCGGCACCCGCGCACGATGGGGGCGCTCGCGGGGTTCGGGGCACTGCTCAAGGGGTGGCCCGTGCTGCTGCTCGTCGGCGCGCCGCGCGGGCGGGCGACGCGCCGGTCGTGGAGTGCCGCGGCGGGCACAGCCCTTGTGCTCGCCCTGGCTTTCCTCGTCACGATGCCGGGGGCGCTCGCCTTCCTCACCTTCCAGCGCGACCGCGGCACCGAGGTCGAGTCGCTCGGCGCCCTCGTCTTCCACGTCGCGCGCCACTTCGGCTGGCGGGGCGAAGTGCGGCTCAACTACGGCTCGGTGGAATTCCTCGGGCCGTACGTGCCGCTGGTGAGCACCGTCGCCCAGGGGCTGTCCGTGGCCGCCCTCTGCTGGCTCCTCGCGTGGCGGCTGCGCGCTCGCGTCCGTGCGGCGAGCACCCCGGCGGACGCGGCCTTCGTCGCGGTGCTGCTCTTCACCACCACGAGCCGGGTGATCAGCCCGCAGTACATGCTGTGGCTGGTCGGGACGGCCGCCGTGTGCCTGGCGTTCCGTGCGAGCCCCATGGTGGTGCCGGCGCGGCTGGTGCTCGTGGCCACGTTCGTGACGTTCCTGGAGTTCCCCGTGTGGTTCTCGCACGTGGTCGCCGGCGATCCGCTGGGGCTGGCCCTCCTCCTCGTACGCAACGGGCTGCTGGTCGCGGCGACCGTGCTGGCCTGCCGGAACCTGTGGCGTCGGACGGTGTCCGTGCCGCCGCGCGGGGCCGCGTCGCGTCCGATGCCGGAGCAGGTCAGCCAAGCTCCGCGCGCAGATACGTATGCCAGCGCGCCGTGA
- a CDS encoding SRPBCC family protein produces the protein MAEHTSSSITIEAAPAEVMGVIADFARYPDWTGEVKEAQVLATDERGRAEQVRLVMDAGAIKDDQTLGYTWTGDDEVSWTLVKSQMLRSLDGSYLLRPTASGTEVTYRLTVDVKIPMLGMIKRKAEKVIIDRALAGLKKRVESKEV, from the coding sequence ATGGCGGAACACACCAGCTCGAGCATCACGATCGAGGCGGCACCGGCCGAGGTCATGGGAGTGATCGCCGACTTCGCGCGCTACCCGGACTGGACGGGTGAGGTGAAGGAGGCCCAGGTGCTCGCCACGGACGAGCGGGGCCGCGCCGAGCAGGTCCGCCTCGTCATGGACGCGGGCGCGATCAAGGACGACCAGACGCTGGGCTACACCTGGACCGGCGACGACGAGGTCAGTTGGACCCTGGTCAAGTCCCAGATGCTCCGCTCCCTGGACGGCTCCTACCTCCTGCGCCCCACCGCCTCCGGCACCGAGGTCACCTACCGCCTCACCGTCGACGTCAAGATCCCCATGCTCGGCATGATCAAGCGCAAGGCGGAAAAGGTCATCATCGACCGAGCCCTGGCAGGCCTGAAGAAGCGGGTGGAGTCGAAGGAGGTCTAG